The following proteins come from a genomic window of Thermomicrobiales bacterium:
- a CDS encoding NTP transferase domain-containing protein, whose amino-acid sequence MTVGEIAVIVLAAGTSSRLGRPKQLLPVSSLPLLTLTLDVARHWPHGPRIVVLGACAEEIQSSVDTHNFEVAINPEFATGQSTSLRVGITALPAAADGAIVLLGDQPLVPRRLLEALATQFEPASDVAIRPRYADGPGNPVLLSRAIFPELMSLTGDVGARDILRKHRDRVHEVGWPHTPAPRDVDTEDDYAALLRDWSSLGAPDVPAFCQRCGSPIAILERHNRLRPVCTSCGYTWFADPKLSAVVVVELGGKIILHRRAMTPARGLWTLPGGFVDRGEDIESAARREVWEETGITITDLTSMGILSERGEVVVLAAYHASAPEQPLVKSNESLEIGAFDPDKLPPLAFHRDLRIINLWRSMR is encoded by the coding sequence ATGACGGTTGGTGAGATCGCCGTTATCGTATTGGCGGCTGGAACGTCATCGCGGCTTGGCCGACCAAAACAGCTACTCCCTGTGTCCAGCCTGCCGCTGCTCACCCTGACGCTCGATGTAGCCCGTCACTGGCCACATGGACCGCGAATCGTTGTCCTCGGCGCGTGCGCCGAGGAGATCCAGTCAAGCGTCGACACGCATAACTTTGAAGTAGCAATCAATCCCGAGTTCGCTACGGGACAGTCGACATCACTTCGCGTCGGCATCACCGCGCTTCCCGCCGCGGCAGACGGCGCAATCGTGCTCCTCGGCGATCAGCCCCTCGTCCCCCGACGACTCCTCGAGGCGTTAGCGACACAATTCGAGCCAGCGTCCGACGTCGCCATCCGTCCTCGATACGCCGACGGCCCTGGCAACCCGGTACTCCTCAGCCGCGCGATCTTCCCGGAACTGATGTCACTCACCGGCGATGTCGGGGCGCGCGACATCCTCCGCAAGCATCGCGATCGCGTTCACGAGGTAGGCTGGCCGCACACACCTGCCCCGCGCGACGTGGACACGGAAGACGACTACGCGGCATTGCTGCGCGACTGGTCATCGCTCGGCGCGCCAGACGTCCCTGCATTCTGCCAGCGCTGCGGTTCCCCGATTGCGATCCTGGAGCGCCACAATCGATTGCGCCCGGTCTGCACTAGTTGCGGCTACACCTGGTTCGCTGATCCAAAGCTGTCGGCCGTCGTCGTCGTGGAGCTTGGCGGCAAGATCATCTTGCACCGCCGCGCCATGACGCCGGCCCGAGGCCTCTGGACATTGCCCGGCGGCTTCGTTGACCGCGGCGAAGATATCGAAAGCGCCGCCCGACGTGAAGTCTGGGAAGAAACCGGCATCACAATCACCGATCTGACGTCAATGGGCATCCTCTCTGAGCGTGGCGAGGTTGTTGTCCTCGCCGCCTATCATGCGTCGGCACCGGAGCAGCCGCTCGTGAAGTCGAATGAAAGTCTGGAGATCGGCGCGTTCGATCCGGACAAGCTCCCTCCGCTCGCATTCCACCGTGACCTTCGCATCATCAATCTCTGGCGCTCTATGCGTTGA
- a CDS encoding XdhC family protein: MRPEIYAALSEAIESDQVAVQATVIDGPDAGSEILFIPPELWVGSLGSADTDAVREKISAMVQDGGTTQFEDGGNRLFIEAHTPPPHLVIIGGVHIAIPLVTFAKELGFETTVIDAREQFLTKERFSHADRMIDAWPDEGLAMLNLHPGVSAVCLAHDPKFEDPAITSLLASNVGYIGAMGSRKTSAERRERLKLEGFSDEQLDRIYGPVGINIGAKSPAEIALSILAEIVAVRRGKSPRATNVLAGAKSTA, encoded by the coding sequence ATGCGTCCCGAAATCTACGCCGCACTCTCGGAAGCAATCGAGTCCGACCAAGTTGCTGTACAGGCGACGGTCATCGACGGCCCGGATGCCGGATCCGAAATCCTGTTCATCCCGCCCGAACTCTGGGTCGGCTCGCTCGGCAGCGCCGACACCGACGCCGTGCGCGAGAAGATCTCCGCGATGGTTCAGGACGGCGGCACGACGCAGTTCGAGGATGGCGGCAATCGCCTCTTCATCGAAGCGCACACGCCGCCCCCGCATCTGGTGATCATCGGCGGCGTCCATATCGCCATCCCGCTGGTCACATTCGCGAAAGAGCTCGGCTTCGAGACAACCGTCATCGATGCCCGCGAGCAGTTCCTGACGAAAGAGCGCTTCTCGCACGCCGACCGGATGATTGACGCCTGGCCCGACGAGGGACTGGCAATGCTCAACCTCCACCCCGGTGTATCCGCCGTCTGCCTCGCCCATGATCCGAAGTTTGAGGATCCGGCCATCACGTCGCTGCTCGCCAGCAACGTCGGCTACATCGGCGCGATGGGCAGCCGCAAGACGAGCGCCGAGCGCCGCGAGCGCCTCAAGTTGGAAGGCTTCTCCGACGAGCAGCTCGATCGCATCTACGGCCCGGTCGGCATCAACATCGGTGCAAAATCACCAGCCGAGATCGCGCTAAGCATTCTTGCTGAAATCGTCGCTGTGCGCCGCGGCAAGAGTCCGCGTGCAACGAATGTGCTAGCCGGAGCGAAATCCACCGCATGA
- a CDS encoding XdhC family protein has translation MRDVLEYIQEWTAEGEEVALATVVGAAGSTPRPIGAKLVVTRTGRMQGSVSGGCVEGAVVQTAMEVLDSGTPQLVSFGISDEMGWEVGLSCGGEIDVFVERIATGD, from the coding sequence ATGCGTGATGTCCTTGAATATATTCAGGAATGGACTGCCGAAGGCGAAGAGGTTGCGCTAGCAACCGTCGTCGGCGCTGCCGGATCAACTCCGCGACCTATTGGTGCGAAGCTGGTTGTCACCCGCACAGGCCGGATGCAGGGCTCAGTCAGCGGCGGTTGTGTCGAAGGGGCTGTCGTCCAGACCGCGATGGAAGTCCTCGATTCCGGCACCCCGCAACTCGTCTCATTCGGCATCTCCGACGAGATGGGCTGGGAGGTCGGCCTGTCCTGCGGTGGTGAGATCGACGTCTTCGTCGAGCGCATCGCGACAGGAGACTGA